The proteins below are encoded in one region of Triticum aestivum cultivar Chinese Spring chromosome 1B, IWGSC CS RefSeq v2.1, whole genome shotgun sequence:
- the LOC123092029 gene encoding uncharacterized protein, with product MGRWGFSRKRKERKWGSSRGHESGDKGPTQGLRHRASPARIMKLYPHLTAGQREMIEGAGFGGLLRLQCPTIPARLSTWLLRRFDTDSSELVIPGRGRIPVTVDSVHRVLGIPKSGRDVVYGLDDESIASVLDKHGVDRPPSMASLEKSIKLMKSADEHFLRTFIMLVLSSFLCPTSSLKISPRCFPALVNIGSIRELNWCKFVVEQLEKCVSSLGKKNSAGGCLFYLVILYLDSLDVRGMEIPDGTPRVSAWDRKLMDKVIEMDMKNNCSFGKCFLKREATRKIISRGASSSSASVLLGDVSAIANFVSSNVLPEYCPQKKEVLCKAAGNLCASIKDALAKFMREVSGLEGCSGEAGKNSTELAVREDNNVENDGDEMDVDTLLDDTSELATKDMEDTSVDEHEDGSSGEGEEGVSSSADSEDDPDWEGYRATRSRSRQNSLTRNSSNSKEPGDGKNKPRDVTTTGSGNDDSNIPDGNNDGVNQCNEEHENVAKPTSPNVDEDVMVPTLVVSQATEEPGDVTTNVSANGSDIPEGDQGIVNRCSEEEHVNVAKQNPSSGHVDVVIPTSAVSLPSTPSTQQKNTEKECSVEDMMAIQPSSMLLGGSSMMALDDNVTPSKEDKNMDMTPAINFVEGTPVVDLSTPESSDSECKVVRTVRKRSPVNGPKTPS from the exons ATGGGCAGGTGGGGCTTCAGCAGGAAGCGCAAGGAGAGGAAGTGGGGGAGCAGCCGCGGCCATGAATCAGGAGACAAG GGTCCAACCCAGGGTCTCAGGCACCGCGCGTCGCCGGCGAGGATCATGAAGCTGTACCCTCACCTCACCGCCGGGCAGCGGGAGATGATAGAGGGCGCCGGCTTCGGGGGGCTGCTGAGGCTCCAATGCCCAACCATCCCCGCCAGGCTCTCCACCTGGCTCCTCCGGCGGTTCGACACCGACTCCTCGGAGCTGGTCATCCCCGGCAGGGGCAGGATTCCCGTCACCGTCGACAGCGTGCACCGGGTGCTCGGCATCCCCAAGAGCGGCCGCGACGTCGTGTACGGGCTGGACGACGAGAGCATCGCGTCCGTGCTGGACAAGCACGGCGTCGACAGGCCGCCCTCCATGGCGAGCCTCGAGAAGTCCATCAAGCTGATGAAGTCGGCGGACGAGCACTTCCTCCGGACTTTCATAATGCTCGTGCTCTCGTCGTTCCTCTGCCCGACCAGCAGCCTGAAGATCAGCCCCCGGTGCTTCCCCGCGCTGGTGAACATCGGGTCCATCAGGGAGCTCAACTGGTGCAAATTCGTTGTGGAGCAGCTGGAGAAGTGCGTTTCTTCCCTCGGCAAGAAGAACAGCGCAGGGGGCTGCCTTTTCTATCTTGTG ATTCTGTACCTAGACTCGCTTGATGTCCGTGGCATGGAGATACCTGACGGCACGCCGAGAGTATCTGCGTGGGACAGGAAGCTGATGGACAAAGTCATCGAGATGGACatgaagaacaattgttctttcGGAAAATGCTTC TTGAAAAGGGAAGCCACTCGCAAGATCATTTCCAGAGGCGCGTCAAGTTCAAGTGCGTCTGTCCTGCTTGGCGACGTCTCGGCGATAGCAAATTTTGTGTCATCAAATGTCCTACCGGAGTACTGTCCACAG AAGAAGGAGGTCTTATGCAAGGCTGCAGGTAATCTTTGTGCAAGTATCAAAgacgcgctcgccaagttcatgcgTGAAGTCTCTGGACTTGAAGGCtgcagcggagaagccggcaaaAATAGCACTGAACTTGCAGTGAGAGAAGATAACAATGTGGAGAATGATGGTGACGAAATGGATGTCGACACGCTCCTAGATGATACTTCAGAGCTGGCAACTAAGGACATGGAAGACACGTCGGTCGACGAGCATGAAGATGGAAGTTCCGGGGAGGGCGAGGAAGGTGTTTCGAGCAGTGCGGACTCTGAAGATGATCCTGACTGGGAAGGTTACAGAGCCACGCGGAGTCGTTCTCGACAAAACAGCTTGACACGGAATAGCAGCAATAGCAAAGAGCCTGGAGATGGAAAAAATAAACCTAGAGATGTAACGACCACCGGTTCAGGAAATGATGATTCCAATATTCCAGATGGAAACAATGATGGAGTGAACCAATGCAACGAAGAACATGAAAATGTCGCAAAACCAACATCGCCAAATGTTGATGAGGATGTGATGGTACCAACTTTGGTTGTGTCACAGGCAACGGAAGAACCTGGAGATGTAACAACCAATGTTTCCGCAAATGGTTCAGATATTCCAGAGGGAGATCAAGGCATAGTGAACCGGTGCAGCGAAGAAGAACATGTAAACGTCGCAAAACAAAATCCATCCAGCGGTCATGTGGATGTGGTGATACCAACTTCAGCTGTGTCACTGCCAAGTACTCCTAGCACACAACAGAAAAACACTGAAAAGGAGTGTTCCGTTGAGGATATGATGGCGATCCAGCCTTCCAGCATGCTGTTGGGCGGATCATCTATGATGGCGTTGGATGATAATGTGACCCCCTCAAAGGAAGACAAGAACATGGACATGACTCCTGCTATCAACTTTGTTGAAGGCACTCCTGTTGTTGATTTGAGTACCCCGGAAAGTTCAGACAGCGAGTGTAAGGTCGTAAGGACCGTAAGAAAACGTTCTCCTGTCAATGGCCCTAAAACGCCCTCATGA